A region from the Thauera humireducens genome encodes:
- a CDS encoding IS630 family transposase: protein MKCKRPSDGRALDHHTLQVMRQQAVKAVREGQTVQSVAAAYGVNERSVFRWLADFANGGQNALLAKPIPGRPSKLSAEELSWIANAVRDHNPQQFKFEFGLWTLSLIRHLIKRQFKKELSVSSVHRLMKILGFSAQKPLYQAWQQDPVLVRTWETETYPTIRAEAKRVGATIYFGDESGIRSDYHTGTTWAPQGQTPVVQATGRRFSLNMISAVSTQGEFRFMLHEGSVGAKVFVEFLKRLMVNAEKPVFLIVDGHPIHKAKMVKSYVEGLDGKLKLFYLPPYSPHLNPDETVWAHVKRKVSRQLVESAEEMKRLALGALRSIQKLPELVKSFFRQPECRYILE, encoded by the coding sequence ATGAAATGCAAACGACCTTCCGACGGCCGTGCCCTCGATCATCACACCTTGCAGGTGATGCGGCAGCAGGCTGTCAAAGCAGTGCGTGAGGGGCAGACAGTGCAAAGCGTCGCGGCGGCGTATGGCGTGAATGAGCGCAGCGTTTTCCGGTGGCTCGCCGACTTTGCCAATGGCGGGCAGAACGCATTGCTGGCCAAGCCGATTCCGGGGCGCCCCAGCAAACTCAGCGCCGAGGAGTTGTCGTGGATCGCCAATGCCGTTCGTGACCATAACCCGCAGCAGTTCAAGTTCGAGTTCGGCTTGTGGACGCTGTCGCTGATCCGTCACCTGATCAAGCGCCAGTTCAAGAAGGAGTTGTCGGTCTCCTCGGTCCACCGTCTCATGAAGATCCTGGGCTTCAGCGCCCAGAAGCCGCTCTACCAGGCGTGGCAGCAAGACCCGGTGCTGGTGCGCACGTGGGAGACGGAGACCTACCCCACGATCCGCGCCGAAGCCAAGCGGGTCGGCGCAACGATCTACTTTGGCGACGAGTCGGGTATCCGCTCGGATTACCACACCGGCACGACCTGGGCGCCGCAGGGCCAGACGCCGGTGGTGCAGGCGACGGGCCGGCGCTTCTCGCTGAACATGATCTCGGCGGTTAGCACGCAGGGCGAGTTTCGATTCATGTTGCATGAAGGCTCGGTTGGCGCGAAGGTGTTCGTCGAGTTCCTCAAGCGCTTGATGGTCAATGCCGAGAAGCCGGTGTTTCTGATCGTCGATGGTCATCCGATCCACAAGGCAAAGATGGTCAAGAGCTACGTCGAGGGCTTGGACGGCAAGCTCAAACTCTTCTACCTGCCGCCGTACTCGCCGCATCTGAACCCCGATGAAACGGTCTGGGCTCATGTGAAGCGCAAGGTTTCGCGCCAGTTGGTCGAGAGTGCCGAGGAGATGAAGCGACTCGCACTCGGTGCATTGCGCAGCATCCAGAAGCTCCCTGAACTCGTGAAGTCATTTTTCAGGCAGCCAGAGTGCCGCTATATCCTGGAATGA